A window of Blastomonas sp. SL216 contains these coding sequences:
- the aroQ gene encoding type II 3-dehydroquinate dehydratase — MADQPIIFVLNGPNLNLLGLREPEIYGSDTLDDIADRLEDRAQGLGLAIDMRQSNHEGHLVDWLHEAQATGAKAVLLNAGAYTHTSVALHDAIRSITTPVIEVHLSNPHTREEFRHVSFVGRAAKGTICGFGATSYLLALEAAALL; from the coding sequence ATGGCCGACCAACCCATTATTTTCGTTCTCAACGGTCCCAATCTCAACCTGCTGGGCCTGCGCGAGCCGGAAATCTACGGATCGGACACGCTCGACGATATTGCAGACCGGCTGGAAGACCGCGCGCAAGGCCTGGGCCTTGCCATCGACATGCGCCAGTCCAACCATGAAGGCCATCTGGTCGACTGGCTGCACGAGGCGCAGGCGACAGGCGCCAAGGCGGTGCTGCTCAACGCCGGAGCCTATACGCACACTTCGGTGGCGCTGCACGATGCCATCCGGTCGATCACCACGCCGGTGATCGAGGTGCATCTTTCCAACCCGCACACGCGCGAGGAATTTCGCCATGTCTCGTTCGTCGGGCGCGCGGCGAAAGGCACGATCTGCGGGTTCGGCGCGACATCTTATCTATTGGCGCTGGAGGCAGCGGCGCTGTTATGA